DNA from Bradyrhizobium japonicum USDA 6:
CTCCTCGCTCGACCAGGCCGGTCCGATCGCGCGCAGCGTACGCGATAGCGCGATGCTGCTGCGCTCGATGGCCGGGCACGATCCGAAGGACACGACGTCGGTCGACATTGCCGTGCCGGACTATGAGGCCGCGATCGGCAAGTCGGTGAAGGGGATCAGGATCGGCATCCCCAAGGAATATCGCCTCGACGGCATGCCGGCCGAGATCGAGAGACTCTGGAGCGAGGGCGCTGCCTGGCTGAAGGCTGCCGGCGCCGAGCTCGTCGAGGTGTCGCTGCCGCACACCAAATACGCGCTGCCGGCCTACTACATCGTGGCGCCGGCCGAGGCGTCCTCCAACCTCGCGCGCTATGACGGCGTCCGCTACGGCTTGCGCGAGCAGGGCAAGAACATCATCGAGCTCTACGAGAACACCCGCGCCGAAGGTTTTGGCGCCGAGGTGAAGCGCCGCGTCATGATCGGCACCTATGTGCTCTCGGCCGGCTATTACGACGCCTATTATCTGCGTGCGCAGAAGGTGCGGACGCTGATCAAGAAGGATTTCGAGGACTGCTTCGCCAAGGGCGTCGACGCGATCCTGACGCCGGCGACGCCGTCGGCGGCCTTCGGCATCGGCGAGAAGGGCGGGGCGGATCCCGTCGAGATGTATCTCAACGACATCTTCACGGTGACCGTGAACATGGCGGGTCTGCCGGGCATTGCCGTGCCCGCCGGCAAGGACGCGCAGGGCCTGCCGCTCGGCCTGCAACTGATCGGCCGTCCGTTCGACGAGGAGACGCTGTTCTCGCTCGGCGAGGTGATCGAGCAGGCCGCCGGCCGCTTCACGCCCGCGAGGTGGTGGTGAATGTCGCCGCGTTCATCGCGAGCCTCGACGGCGCGGCGCCTGCGCCGGATCTGAGCGCGCCGCTCGCCGGCCTCTGGTGGGCCGCGAAGGGCGACTGGGATCAGGCGCACAAGATCGTTCAGGACGAGAGCAGCCGCGACGCTGCCTGGGTGCACGCCTATCTGCACCGGGTCGAAGGCGATCTCGGCAATGCCGGCTACTGGTATCGCCAGGCCGGCCAACCCGCGGCAAAGGATTCATTGGAGGCGGAGTGGGAGCGGATCGCTGCCACGCTGCTCGGGAGCAGGACATGAGCACGGCCACGCACAAGCTTCTCAAGGGCGCCACCGGTGACTGGGAGATGGTCATCGGCATGGAGATCCATGCCCAGGTGACCTCGAACTCAAAACTGTTCTCGGGTGCCTCGACCACGTTCGGCGGCGAGCCGAACAGCCACGTGTCGCTGGTCGATGCCGCGATGCCAGGCATGCTGCCCGTCATCAACGAGGAATGCGTCAGACAGGCTGTCCGGACCGGGCTCGGGCTGAACGCGCAGATCAATCTGCGTTCGGTGTTCGACCGCAAGAACTATTTCTATCCGGACTCGCCGCAGGGCTACCAGATCAGCCAGTACAAGTCGCCGATTGTCGGCGAAGGTGAGGTCGTGGTCGAACTGGATGGCGGCAAGACCGCGACCATCGGCATCGAGCGCCTTCATCTTGAGCAGGACGCCGGCAAGTTGCTGCACGATCAGTCGCCGGCCATGTCCTATGTCGATCTCAACCGTTGCGGCGTGGCGCTGATGGAGATCGTCTCCAAGCCCGACATCCGCGACGCCGAGCAGGCCAAGGCCTATGTGACCAAGCTGCGCTCGATCCTGCGCTATCTCGGCACCTGCGACGGCGACATGGAGAAGGGATCCTTGCGCGCCGACGTCAACGTCTCCGTGCGCAAGCCGGGCGCACCGCTCGGCACCCGCTGCGAGATCAAGAACATGAACTCGATCACCTTCATCGGCCAGGCGATCGAGTACGAGGCGCGGCGCCAGATCGAGATCCTCGAGGACGGCGGGGAGATCGACCAGGAAACGCGGCTCTACGACCCCAACAAGGGCGAGACGCGATCGA
Protein-coding regions in this window:
- the gatB gene encoding Asp-tRNA(Asn)/Glu-tRNA(Gln) amidotransferase subunit GatB; the protein is MSTATHKLLKGATGDWEMVIGMEIHAQVTSNSKLFSGASTTFGGEPNSHVSLVDAAMPGMLPVINEECVRQAVRTGLGLNAQINLRSVFDRKNYFYPDSPQGYQISQYKSPIVGEGEVVVELDGGKTATIGIERLHLEQDAGKLLHDQSPAMSYVDLNRCGVALMEIVSKPDIRDAEQAKAYVTKLRSILRYLGTCDGDMEKGSLRADVNVSVRKPGAPLGTRCEIKNMNSITFIGQAIEYEARRQIEILEDGGEIDQETRLYDPNKGETRSMRSKEEAHDYRYFPDPDLLPLEFSQSFVDELKTELPELPDQKKARFVADFGLSAYDASVLVAERESAVFYETVLDTLGNRARDGKMAANWVINELFGRLNKEGRDITASPVNAEQLAAIIDLIGEGTISGKIAKDLFEIVWQEGGDPRALVESRGMKQVTDLSAIEKVVDDIIAANPDKAAQVKDKPQSLGWFVGQVMKASGGKANPQSVNDLLKSKLGI
- the gatA gene encoding Asp-tRNA(Asn)/Glu-tRNA(Gln) amidotransferase subunit GatA, coding for MTDLTSLTLAEARKGLAAKTFTSLELTDAHLNAIEAARVLNAFVMETPDRARDMAKAVDEKIAKGEGGPLAGIPLGIKDLFATKGVRTTACSKILGNFVPTYESTVTSQLWRDGAVMLGKLNNDEFAMGSANETSCFGPVGNPWRREGSNTTLVPGGSSGGSASAVAALLCMGATATDTGGSIRQPAAFTATVGIKPTYGRCSRWGIVAFASSLDQAGPIARSVRDSAMLLRSMAGHDPKDTTSVDIAVPDYEAAIGKSVKGIRIGIPKEYRLDGMPAEIERLWSEGAAWLKAAGAELVEVSLPHTKYALPAYYIVAPAEASSNLARYDGVRYGLREQGKNIIELYENTRAEGFGAEVKRRVMIGTYVLSAGYYDAYYLRAQKVRTLIKKDFEDCFAKGVDAILTPATPSAAFGIGEKGGADPVEMYLNDIFTVTVNMAGLPGIAVPAGKDAQGLPLGLQLIGRPFDEETLFSLGEVIEQAAGRFTPARWW